In Kordia antarctica, the following proteins share a genomic window:
- a CDS encoding SusC/RagA family TonB-linked outer membrane protein, translated as MKNKQSINQESSARRLVLLILMIFSISFSGYAQTITGVKGNVTTAEDGLPIPGVSVVIKGTTTGVATDFDGNYTIKAKLGDILEFTYTGLKSQTVTVTSGTLNIAMAEDAESLDQVIVVGYGSVKKKEVTGAVARIKSEDIEQFVSSDIASRLQGQIAGVSVSSSSGEPGEAASIQIRGITSLSGTNTPLFVVNGIPQIGDPGLSANEIQTIDILKDAASTAVYGSRGAAGVVLITTKSGKDGKMSVDFDYNYGQQFLGVGTPLMNTEDQLFYEINTANYFGGFDPVTVNNPEWLGNDNTFDEYVLVDAAEVKTYNLNLSGGTEKFSYNASGSLFDQDGSLVNSNFKRYNGRISAQYNTDNWKINASIATTNENRRRASAGLIITASRYRPYFPEIDPNSDVVFDNGDGGTRTPSIALGQALKRKDDSNRDRTNINLGIRRKIVENLDFITNVGSSITNDSRDIFRPRFDLVDVDNGEITTDPTLSGISATHTRTTKFSWDAGLDFKKQFGKHSVSAQAVVTLEEDNNKTFLASIEGVSNNSITVLNGGTLNENVGSGFNYTTKRVGTLGRIQYNYDGKYIISALARYDGSSRFGREVRWGTFPSVAVAWNVSSEPFWKPLKTVVNNFKIRLSHGQVGNDSFSDYEFASTIAPFADYIFDENDGSVDFGSAIRSYANRDIKWETSISNNIGVDISLFKNKVTITADYYNTKKEDMLFPVTLPGSSGAVYDSNLILNVGNMTNKGLELAVNYRGAIGKSKFRIGATFTTNDNEITKVAGDGIIYNGNSSLISGDTDTYATTVIAEGYEAGAFFLHETNGTIKTQEELDIYRQFPSRANAELGDLKYVDANGDGNITTEDRTYHGSGLADFEYGINLRWEVGRFDFSMNWFGTSGAEILNGNKAAMYGWQRHQDLVNQWTPDNPTSNIPSFRGRGREHPNYAGTTDYWLENGDYLRLKQATLGFLLPNDACNKIGLSKLRIYLTAQNPITFTGYDGYDPEVGNNNVARRGIDQSRYPISATYSLGVKLSF; from the coding sequence ATGAAAAACAAACAATCAATTAATCAAGAAAGTTCAGCAAGGCGCTTGGTTCTTCTAATTTTAATGATATTTAGTATCTCCTTTAGCGGATATGCTCAAACTATTACTGGAGTTAAAGGAAATGTGACTACTGCTGAAGATGGATTGCCAATACCAGGTGTATCTGTTGTTATTAAAGGTACTACTACTGGTGTGGCTACAGATTTCGACGGAAATTACACCATCAAGGCTAAACTAGGTGATATTTTAGAATTTACATATACAGGTTTAAAGTCTCAAACTGTTACGGTTACAAGTGGTACTTTAAATATAGCTATGGCGGAAGATGCTGAAAGTTTAGATCAAGTTATAGTAGTTGGATATGGTTCTGTAAAGAAAAAGGAAGTTACAGGTGCAGTAGCACGGATAAAATCTGAAGATATAGAGCAATTTGTGTCATCAGATATAGCATCTCGATTGCAAGGTCAAATTGCGGGTGTAAGTGTTTCTTCAAGTTCAGGAGAACCTGGAGAAGCTGCAAGTATTCAAATTAGAGGTATTACTTCTTTAAGCGGAACTAATACACCATTATTTGTTGTTAATGGAATCCCACAAATAGGAGATCCAGGATTATCAGCTAACGAAATACAGACAATAGATATCCTTAAAGATGCTGCATCTACTGCAGTGTATGGATCTAGAGGAGCGGCTGGTGTTGTATTAATAACAACAAAGTCTGGTAAAGATGGTAAAATGAGTGTAGACTTCGACTATAATTATGGGCAACAATTTCTTGGTGTTGGTACACCATTAATGAATACAGAAGATCAATTATTCTATGAAATTAATACAGCCAACTATTTTGGAGGTTTTGATCCAGTTACTGTTAACAATCCAGAATGGTTAGGTAATGATAATACTTTTGATGAGTATGTTTTAGTAGATGCTGCAGAAGTAAAAACGTATAATTTGAATCTATCTGGAGGAACAGAGAAATTCTCTTATAATGCATCTGGAAGCTTGTTTGATCAAGATGGTTCATTAGTCAATTCAAATTTTAAACGTTATAACGGTCGTATTTCAGCACAATATAATACCGATAATTGGAAAATTAATGCAAGTATAGCTACCACTAACGAAAACAGAAGACGCGCTAGTGCAGGATTAATAATAACAGCAAGTAGATATAGACCTTATTTCCCTGAAATTGATCCAAATTCTGATGTTGTTTTTGATAATGGTGATGGAGGAACTAGAACACCTTCAATAGCATTAGGACAAGCACTTAAAAGAAAAGACGATAGCAATAGAGATAGAACAAATATTAATTTAGGTATTAGACGTAAAATAGTTGAAAACTTAGACTTTATTACCAATGTTGGTTCGTCTATTACCAATGATAGTAGAGATATTTTTCGCCCAAGGTTTGATTTGGTTGATGTTGATAACGGAGAGATAACAACAGATCCTACGTTAAGTGGAATATCAGCAACACATACCAGAACTACTAAGTTTAGTTGGGATGCTGGATTAGATTTCAAAAAACAGTTTGGCAAACATAGTGTTTCAGCTCAAGCTGTTGTTACATTAGAAGAGGATAATAATAAAACGTTTCTCGCTTCAATAGAAGGTGTCTCAAATAACTCAATTACCGTTTTAAATGGTGGTACTTTAAATGAAAATGTAGGAAGTGGTTTTAATTATACAACCAAAAGAGTTGGTACTTTAGGAAGAATACAATACAATTATGATGGTAAATATATTATCTCAGCATTGGCACGTTACGATGGTTCATCAAGATTTGGTAGAGAAGTTAGATGGGGAACATTTCCATCGGTCGCTGTTGCATGGAATGTGTCTAGTGAACCATTTTGGAAACCTTTAAAGACAGTTGTTAATAACTTTAAAATACGATTAAGTCACGGTCAAGTAGGTAACGATAGTTTTAGTGATTATGAGTTTGCAAGTACAATTGCACCATTTGCAGATTATATATTTGATGAAAATGATGGTTCTGTTGATTTTGGATCAGCAATACGATCGTATGCCAATAGAGATATTAAATGGGAAACCTCAATATCAAATAATATAGGAGTTGATATTTCATTGTTTAAAAATAAGGTTACCATAACGGCAGATTATTATAACACTAAAAAAGAAGATATGCTCTTTCCAGTAACACTTCCAGGTTCTTCAGGAGCAGTATATGATTCAAACCTAATACTTAATGTCGGTAATATGACTAATAAAGGGTTAGAGTTAGCTGTTAATTATAGAGGAGCAATAGGAAAAAGTAAGTTTAGAATAGGAGCAACCTTTACTACCAACGATAACGAAATTACCAAAGTAGCAGGTGATGGTATAATTTATAATGGAAATTCTTCATTAATAAGTGGAGATACTGATACATACGCAACAACTGTTATTGCTGAGGGTTATGAAGCTGGCGCGTTTTTCTTACACGAAACTAATGGTACTATTAAGACACAAGAAGAGCTAGATATCTACAGACAATTTCCATCAAGAGCTAATGCAGAATTAGGTGATTTAAAATATGTAGATGCTAATGGCGATGGAAATATTACTACCGAAGATAGAACATATCATGGTAGCGGTTTGGCAGATTTTGAATATGGTATAAACCTTAGATGGGAAGTTGGTCGTTTCGACTTTTCAATGAATTGGTTTGGTACATCTGGCGCCGAGATTTTAAACGGTAATAAAGCTGCTATGTATGGCTGGCAACGTCATCAAGATTTAGTAAATCAATGGACACCAGACAATCCTACATCTAATATTCCTTCGTTTAGAGGTCGTGGAAGAGAACATCCTAATTATGCAGGAACAACAGATTATTGGCTAGAGAATGGTGATTATTTAAGATTAAAACAAGCAACTTTAGGCTTTTTGCTTCCAAATGATGCTTGTAATAAAATAGGATTGAGTAAATTAAGGATTTATTTAACTGCTCAAAACCCAATTACTTTTACAGGATACGATGGGTATGATCCAGAAGTAGGTAATAATAATGTGGCAAGAAGAGGTATCGATCAATCAAGATATCCAATTTCGGCAACATATAGTTTAGGAGTAAAACTTTCTTTTTAA
- a CDS encoding sulfatase family protein: MRKKINYISLSIFLFTLISCGQKKAEIAEVKEKKQPNIIWLMAEDMSTDLACYGLPNVKTPYLDKMAKDGVRFDNAFVTNPICSPSRSAMIIGTHQVKTNTHHHRSNRDVVLDSTFKPFTYWLKKAGYTTILGNHSVMNKGRKIDVNFKHEAIGTWDGKTEFGLFDKYDTFEKADEPFFAQIQLVATHRGDWWDEVRSKSEHPVNPDTVEMPPYMADDPAIRLDWAKYLDQIEYMDNEVGLIFKELEAKGMADNTVVIFIGDNGRCNIRGKGYLHDPGLRIPLIVYYPEQFEGGEIRKDVVSATDITASILDFANIDIPAYMTGQPMFDENFNREYVYGARDLWDEIEEQSRAITSGDWKYIRNDTPEIPFDAHQAYLEFYRPAVHVMRRLKKEGKLTKEQAFFFQDSKPKEELYNLKNDPYELVNLALDVKYTDELAKMRAKTKAFDTEMKPVSDVYNPKPMDQTIGLVEWIKTEHPEIRKQMEEGVEVGFKKWGKKYREYLKSLKSEKK; this comes from the coding sequence ATGCGAAAAAAAATAAATTATATCAGCTTAAGTATCTTCCTTTTTACGCTCATATCTTGTGGACAAAAAAAGGCGGAAATAGCTGAAGTAAAAGAAAAGAAGCAACCAAATATCATTTGGCTTATGGCAGAAGACATGAGTACAGATTTAGCATGTTATGGTTTGCCAAATGTAAAAACACCATATTTAGATAAAATGGCTAAAGATGGCGTTCGGTTTGATAATGCTTTTGTAACAAATCCTATTTGCTCACCAAGTCGTTCGGCAATGATAATTGGAACACATCAAGTAAAAACCAATACACATCATCATAGAAGTAATAGAGATGTAGTATTAGATTCAACTTTCAAACCATTTACGTATTGGTTAAAAAAAGCTGGGTATACTACAATTTTGGGGAATCATTCAGTCATGAATAAAGGACGTAAAATCGATGTTAATTTTAAACACGAAGCGATTGGTACTTGGGACGGAAAAACAGAATTTGGTTTATTTGATAAATATGATACGTTTGAAAAAGCGGATGAACCTTTCTTTGCTCAAATTCAATTAGTTGCAACACACAGAGGTGATTGGTGGGATGAAGTTCGCAGTAAATCTGAGCATCCTGTAAATCCTGATACAGTTGAAATGCCGCCTTACATGGCAGATGATCCAGCAATACGATTGGATTGGGCTAAATACTTGGATCAAATTGAATATATGGACAACGAAGTTGGACTAATTTTCAAAGAACTTGAAGCCAAAGGAATGGCAGATAATACGGTTGTTATTTTTATAGGCGATAACGGACGTTGTAACATTCGTGGGAAAGGATATTTACACGATCCAGGATTACGAATTCCTTTAATTGTGTATTATCCTGAGCAATTTGAAGGTGGAGAAATTAGAAAAGATGTCGTGAGCGCAACTGATATTACAGCAAGTATTTTAGATTTTGCAAATATTGATATTCCTGCATATATGACTGGACAACCTATGTTTGATGAAAATTTTAATAGAGAATATGTATATGGAGCGCGCGATTTATGGGATGAAATAGAAGAACAATCAAGAGCAATAACGTCTGGCGATTGGAAATACATCAGAAACGATACACCAGAAATTCCTTTTGATGCGCATCAGGCATATTTAGAATTTTACAGACCAGCAGTACACGTAATGCGTAGACTAAAAAAAGAAGGGAAACTTACCAAAGAACAAGCTTTCTTCTTTCAAGATTCGAAACCTAAAGAAGAATTATACAACTTGAAAAATGATCCTTATGAGTTGGTCAATTTGGCACTCGATGTAAAATATACAGATGAATTAGCTAAAATGAGAGCCAAAACCAAAGCATTTGATACTGAAATGAAACCTGTAAGTGATGTTTACAATCCAAAACCGATGGATCAAACTATTGGTTTGGTTGAATGGATAAAAACGGAGCATCCAGAAATTAGAAAACAGATGGAAGAAGGCGTAGAAGTTGGTTTTAAAAAATGGGGAAAAAAGTACAGGGAGTATTTGAAGTCTCTGAAGTCTGAAAAAAAGTAA
- a CDS encoding glycoside hydrolase family 2 protein: MKYLKGIGLLIVAALAFQSCKDAAVKENLGINENWKFSKVDESKDLEGQIHALSFDDSAWETVHLPHTANIEPLTVNNQWQGICWYRKRIDIPKSDSDKKIFLEFEAAMNYSKIWINGIEVTEHQGGYLPVVMDISNYVKAGDENIIAVRLDNTDNLVTGPKPLKRLDFNMYGGLYRKANVITKEKIYISHAVLANKVAGGGIFITYPKVSEEESVVNVKTHIINEYKDLKSIELVQTIFRNGEVVEKTTSSNIEIEAEKDIELTKQFAIVNAHLWSPKHPNLYSLETKVLQDGKVIDEQTTRFGIREFTFDDAHQLHINGKKTFLRGVNRHQEYPHIGYALSDNAQYRDAKKIKDAGFDYIRLSHYPQSPAFMDACDELGLVVMDVIMGWQYYNDTDNFRNYCYNSATNLVRRDRNHPCVLGWEVSLNETKTMPIYFMEELHTIAHAEYPGENVYSAGWKDDVYDIYLEARQHRILRPHPYKEKPITVSEYGDWEYYSKNAGLNQDKLPNDLRLELSSRQARGFGEKAMLNQAYNVQEAHNDNLNMRAFSDSYWVMYDYNRGYHDNIERSGLMDIFRLPKFAYYFYQSQRDIDDAAILELATYWNEKSPTDITVYSNTDEVELYLNDELIGKQQPDSGANTENLKHPPFTFKLNTFKAGTLKAIGFVDGKKVAEDTVITPQKPTELKVWLDESDKVPTAGQNDVLFLYVAAIDANGTVHPDFSETITWNINGNVKVMNVGAIKAEAGIATAVIQIGNTKETIQVAASSKELKGNFEFEIE; the protein is encoded by the coding sequence ATGAAATATTTAAAAGGTATAGGATTATTAATAGTTGCAGCTTTAGCTTTTCAGTCTTGTAAAGATGCGGCTGTTAAGGAAAACCTAGGAATTAATGAAAATTGGAAATTTAGTAAAGTAGATGAATCAAAAGATTTAGAAGGACAAATTCATGCTTTAAGTTTTGACGATTCTGCATGGGAAACAGTCCATTTACCTCATACCGCCAATATAGAACCTTTAACAGTTAATAACCAGTGGCAAGGCATTTGTTGGTATCGCAAGCGAATTGATATTCCTAAAAGTGATAGCGATAAGAAAATATTTTTAGAGTTTGAAGCTGCGATGAATTATTCTAAAATATGGATAAATGGTATCGAAGTTACTGAGCATCAAGGTGGTTATTTACCTGTGGTTATGGATATTTCAAACTATGTAAAAGCAGGAGATGAGAATATTATTGCTGTACGATTGGATAATACTGATAATTTAGTTACGGGTCCAAAACCATTAAAACGATTAGACTTTAACATGTATGGTGGTTTATATAGAAAAGCAAACGTAATTACAAAAGAGAAAATTTATATCTCACATGCCGTTTTGGCTAATAAAGTTGCCGGTGGCGGAATTTTTATCACGTACCCAAAAGTTTCCGAAGAAGAATCAGTAGTCAATGTTAAAACACACATTATCAACGAATACAAGGATTTGAAATCAATTGAACTTGTACAAACCATTTTTAGAAACGGAGAAGTTGTAGAGAAAACAACATCTTCTAACATAGAAATTGAAGCAGAAAAAGATATAGAATTAACAAAACAATTTGCCATTGTCAATGCTCATTTATGGTCGCCAAAACATCCAAATTTATACAGTTTGGAAACAAAAGTACTTCAAGATGGCAAAGTCATAGACGAACAAACAACACGATTTGGAATCAGAGAATTTACATTTGATGATGCACATCAACTCCACATCAATGGTAAAAAAACGTTTTTGCGTGGTGTAAATCGTCATCAGGAATATCCACACATTGGATATGCATTGTCAGACAACGCACAATACAGAGATGCTAAAAAAATTAAAGATGCAGGTTTCGATTATATCAGATTGTCACACTATCCGCAATCGCCAGCATTTATGGACGCTTGTGATGAATTAGGTTTGGTAGTTATGGATGTAATTATGGGATGGCAGTATTATAATGATACTGACAATTTTAGAAATTATTGTTACAACTCTGCAACGAATTTAGTTCGTAGAGATCGAAATCATCCGTGTGTATTAGGATGGGAAGTTTCGTTAAATGAAACTAAAACGATGCCTATTTATTTTATGGAAGAATTGCACACTATTGCCCATGCTGAATATCCAGGTGAAAACGTATATTCTGCTGGTTGGAAAGATGATGTATATGATATTTATTTAGAAGCGCGACAGCACAGAATATTAAGACCACATCCATACAAAGAAAAACCGATTACCGTTTCAGAATATGGCGATTGGGAATATTATTCTAAAAATGCAGGGTTAAATCAAGATAAACTACCAAATGATTTACGTTTAGAATTAAGTAGTCGTCAAGCACGTGGTTTTGGCGAAAAAGCAATGCTAAACCAAGCGTACAATGTACAAGAAGCACATAACGATAACTTAAATATGCGAGCCTTTTCCGATAGTTATTGGGTAATGTATGATTACAATAGAGGTTATCATGACAATATTGAACGATCTGGTTTAATGGATATTTTCAGGCTACCAAAATTTGCATACTATTTCTATCAAAGTCAACGTGATATTGATGATGCAGCAATTCTTGAATTAGCAACTTATTGGAATGAAAAATCGCCAACGGATATAACAGTATATTCAAATACTGATGAAGTTGAACTTTACTTAAATGATGAACTAATTGGAAAGCAACAACCTGATTCTGGAGCAAATACGGAGAATTTAAAGCATCCACCATTCACATTCAAATTAAATACATTTAAGGCAGGAACTCTAAAAGCTATCGGTTTTGTTGATGGAAAAAAAGTTGCTGAAGATACTGTCATCACTCCACAAAAACCAACGGAGTTAAAAGTATGGTTAGACGAAAGTGACAAAGTACCAACTGCTGGGCAAAACGATGTGCTTTTTCTGTATGTTGCCGCGATTGATGCTAATGGAACTGTACATCCAGATTTCTCTGAAACGATTACGTGGAATATTAATGGAAACGTCAAAGTAATGAATGTTGGAGCTATTAAAGCTGAAGCAGGAATTGCAACCGCAGTCATACAAATTGGCAATACTAAAGAAACAATACAAGTAGCTGCAAGTTCAAAAGAGCTCAAAGGTAATTTTGAATTTGAAATAGAATAA
- a CDS encoding arylsulfatase, with protein sequence MKKTKLTIVFILTIAAFLSFTEEKKESKLAMVETIVADKKPNIIFLLADDMGYGELGSYGQQTMKTPFLDSLASQGMRFTDFYAGTAVCSPSRAVLMTGLHTGHVSIRGNKGKYKNNYKRVPLKKSETTLGEMLQNAGYQTAMIGKWHLGVSNDDTTWAKERGFQYAVQEQWGENEKGEEIDERVHWVNNTQDSIFYDYNKYSCLDEFRTNFALDYLDKKTNDTPFFLYMSYRTPHAHEYFLRKTDLYKDKIEEWPEIERRHAARITMLDKQIRRLFNKLKASGELENTIIIFTSDNGPTNENYHDYKFFNSSGDLKGYKRDLYEGGIRVPMFAYWQHKIKSGTISKHQSTFYDVMPTLAEIAKIEAPTNIDGISFLPELLNKNQVKHKHLYWEIHGKGVKSFKQATRFGNWKAIRQFNSHHTELYNLENDINETNDVSATYPALVEKANKILKQESVQIEQYPFSGGVFKD encoded by the coding sequence ATGAAAAAAACTAAGTTGACCATAGTATTCATACTAACCATTGCAGCTTTTTTGTCTTTTACAGAAGAGAAGAAAGAATCAAAACTTGCAATGGTAGAAACTATCGTTGCCGATAAAAAGCCAAATATCATTTTTCTTTTAGCGGATGATATGGGTTATGGTGAGTTAGGCTCTTATGGACAACAAACGATGAAAACTCCTTTTTTAGATTCATTAGCATCGCAAGGTATGCGTTTCACAGATTTTTATGCTGGAACTGCTGTGTGTTCACCTTCAAGAGCAGTTCTAATGACAGGATTGCATACAGGTCATGTGAGTATTCGCGGTAATAAAGGAAAATATAAAAACAACTATAAAAGAGTACCTTTAAAAAAGTCGGAAACTACACTTGGGGAAATGCTTCAAAATGCAGGTTACCAAACCGCAATGATTGGCAAGTGGCATTTAGGCGTATCAAATGATGATACTACTTGGGCAAAAGAACGTGGATTTCAGTACGCAGTTCAAGAACAATGGGGAGAAAACGAAAAAGGTGAAGAAATAGACGAACGTGTACATTGGGTAAATAACACACAGGATTCTATCTTTTATGATTATAATAAATATAGTTGTTTAGATGAATTCAGAACCAATTTTGCACTAGACTATTTAGATAAGAAAACTAACGATACACCTTTCTTTTTATACATGTCTTACAGAACACCGCATGCGCATGAATATTTCTTACGTAAAACAGATTTATACAAAGATAAAATTGAAGAATGGCCAGAAATTGAGCGTCGTCATGCAGCAAGAATCACCATGTTGGATAAGCAAATTAGACGATTATTCAACAAATTAAAAGCTTCTGGCGAATTAGAAAATACAATTATCATATTTACCAGTGATAATGGACCAACAAACGAAAATTATCACGATTATAAATTTTTTAATAGTTCAGGCGATTTAAAAGGATATAAACGCGATTTATATGAAGGCGGAATTCGTGTACCAATGTTTGCCTATTGGCAGCATAAAATCAAATCTGGGACAATCTCTAAACATCAAAGTACATTTTATGATGTGATGCCAACTTTAGCCGAAATCGCTAAAATTGAAGCACCAACAAACATCGACGGAATTTCATTTTTGCCAGAATTACTCAATAAAAATCAAGTTAAGCACAAGCATTTATATTGGGAAATTCATGGTAAAGGTGTGAAAAGTTTTAAGCAAGCTACGCGTTTTGGAAATTGGAAAGCCATCAGGCAATTTAATAGTCATCATACAGAATTATATAATCTTGAAAATGATATCAATGAAACCAATGATGTTTCGGCTACATATCCAGCATTAGTAGAAAAAGCAAACAAAATATTAAAACAAGAAAGTGTACAAATAGAACAGTATCCGTTTTCAGGTGGTGTTTTTAAAGACTAA
- a CDS encoding right-handed parallel beta-helix repeat-containing protein, whose translation MSKLKNVSCLFLQVVLLFNLSCSKTASLEGEVIVFDLKIAEDATPALVARILQHTDKPISEIKFEKGTYHFYPDKGFEKFCYISNHGDLMVNTPFPIIDIQNVTIDGQGSTFIFHGVMIPFLINGSSNINVKNVSIDWAQTFHSEGLIVANDETNNTFDMQISDEYPYEIRNDELWFVKEYYQHTIGQSILYDPERKAITFQTEDYTGITTKSKTSIKRNLDKIDYKYEYDRRDVGNKNIGVENRVTVKELKPGLLRVFGHKKKMPPVGNILSMKGEQGLNRVAPAFSVTHTKGFNALNITVHHAGGMGIIAENSEDLILDNFNITPSQGRMVSTTADATHFVGCRGKVVLKNCTFENQLDDASNIHGTYQKIVDVLDEYSIGVRMGHHQQKAFVIGQPNDNLGFVRLSNSFFPYEKSTIKNIQYINNRYQIITLNEKLPNDVKAGDLVENLDGYPDLLVQNCIIRNNRARGLLISNPVNTVIENNFFSTEMEALLIPVESGHWYESGNATNVLIKGNTFQDCQHSGFNRGVIRFDTDDDNQNIAFKNIKIENNTFNQFDNLILQVTNADGLLFEGNTITNSGTFQQLYPENPALRIKASKNIEFKNNTYTGKASKIMESDQALSKLTFQ comes from the coding sequence ATGTCAAAACTTAAAAACGTTTCATGTTTATTTTTACAAGTAGTATTACTTTTCAATCTATCATGCTCAAAAACAGCATCGTTAGAAGGAGAAGTAATTGTATTTGATTTAAAAATTGCAGAAGACGCAACTCCAGCTTTGGTAGCTAGAATTCTTCAACATACAGACAAACCAATTTCAGAAATAAAATTTGAAAAAGGAACGTATCATTTTTATCCAGATAAAGGATTTGAAAAGTTTTGTTACATATCCAATCATGGAGATTTAATGGTAAATACACCTTTTCCAATAATTGATATACAAAACGTAACTATTGACGGTCAAGGATCAACCTTTATATTTCATGGCGTCATGATTCCTTTTCTTATTAACGGAAGTAGTAATATTAACGTGAAAAACGTCTCAATAGATTGGGCACAAACGTTTCATAGTGAAGGATTAATTGTTGCAAACGATGAAACCAACAACACCTTTGACATGCAAATTTCAGATGAATATCCGTATGAAATTCGTAATGATGAATTATGGTTTGTAAAAGAATATTATCAACACACTATTGGGCAATCTATTTTATACGATCCAGAAAGAAAAGCAATAACTTTTCAAACAGAAGATTATACAGGTATTACCACGAAGTCAAAAACTTCAATCAAACGCAATTTAGATAAGATTGATTACAAATATGAATATGATCGCCGTGATGTTGGTAATAAAAATATTGGCGTAGAAAATCGTGTAACAGTCAAAGAATTAAAGCCAGGTTTGCTTAGAGTTTTTGGGCATAAAAAGAAAATGCCGCCAGTTGGTAACATACTATCCATGAAAGGCGAACAAGGTTTAAATAGAGTTGCGCCAGCTTTTAGTGTCACACATACAAAAGGATTTAATGCTTTAAATATAACGGTGCATCATGCAGGCGGAATGGGCATAATTGCCGAAAATTCTGAAGATCTTATTTTAGACAATTTCAATATAACACCATCTCAAGGTCGTATGGTTTCAACCACTGCAGATGCAACACACTTTGTTGGCTGTAGAGGTAAAGTGGTATTAAAAAATTGCACATTTGAAAATCAATTAGATGATGCTTCAAACATTCATGGTACGTATCAAAAAATTGTGGATGTTTTGGATGAATACAGCATTGGTGTCAGAATGGGACATCATCAACAAAAAGCATTTGTAATTGGGCAACCAAACGATAATTTAGGATTTGTAAGATTGAGCAATTCATTCTTTCCCTATGAAAAATCAACCATAAAAAACATTCAATACATCAACAATAGATATCAAATAATTACACTCAACGAAAAATTACCTAACGATGTCAAAGCAGGAGATTTAGTTGAAAACCTTGATGGGTATCCAGATTTATTAGTTCAAAACTGTATCATAAGAAATAACAGAGCGAGAGGTTTATTAATTTCTAATCCTGTAAACACAGTAATTGAAAACAACTTTTTTAGTACAGAAATGGAAGCACTTTTAATACCTGTAGAAAGTGGACATTGGTATGAATCTGGAAACGCAACAAATGTTCTTATAAAGGGAAATACTTTTCAAGATTGTCAACATAGTGGATTTAATAGAGGTGTAATACGTTTTGATACTGATGATGATAACCAAAATATAGCTTTTAAAAATATTAAAATTGAAAATAACACATTCAATCAATTCGATAATTTAATTCTTCAAGTTACAAATGCTGATGGTTTGCTATTTGAAGGAAACACAATTACAAATTCAGGCACATTTCAACAACTATATCCAGAAAATCCAGCTTTAAGAATAAAAGCTTCAAAAAATATTGAATTCAAAAATAATACATACACTGGTAAAGCTTCAAAAATTATGGAATCTGACCAAGCATTATCAAAATTAACCTTTCAATAA